One region of Streptomyces davaonensis JCM 4913 genomic DNA includes:
- the gatC gene encoding Asp-tRNA(Asn)/Glu-tRNA(Gln) amidotransferase subunit GatC has product MPGITREEVAHLARLARLELKPEELEHFAGQLDDIIGAVARVSEVADQDVPPTSHPLPLTNVMRADEVRPSLTPEQALSGAPAQEQQRFKVPQILGED; this is encoded by the coding sequence ATGCCTGGCATCACGCGCGAGGAGGTCGCCCACCTCGCCCGGCTGGCGCGTCTGGAGCTGAAGCCCGAAGAGCTTGAACACTTCGCCGGCCAGCTGGACGACATCATCGGCGCGGTCGCCCGCGTCAGCGAGGTCGCCGACCAAGACGTACCGCCGACCTCGCACCCGCTCCCGCTGACGAACGTCATGCGGGCGGACGAGGTCCGTCCGTCGCTCACCCCCGAGCAGGCGCTCTCCGGCGCCCCGGCCCAGGAGCAGCAGCGTTTCAAGGTGCCGCAGAT